The following are from one region of the Magallana gigas chromosome 4, xbMagGiga1.1, whole genome shotgun sequence genome:
- the LOC136274987 gene encoding ADP-sugar pyrophosphatase-like isoform X1, which translates to MCLCTFSSVLRLQKRTTSLRRVKLIQAFYTMASPNAAKFVKEEEVARGKWLSLNNITYTDPTGRERQWECVKRTTRQTDSADAVGIIAILKRMLKFDCIVLVLQNRPPMKCCTVEFPAGLVDAGESPETAAVRELYEETGYTASVKHVTPALCFDPGLGNTTVQLVTVEIDGNDEKNQNPQQKTEESGKRTM; encoded by the exons ATGTGTTTGTGTACTTTTAGTTCCGTTCTGCGTTTACAAAAGAGAACAACTTCATTAAGGAGAGTAAAATTAATACAAGCATTCTATACCATGGCTTCTCCAAACGCTGCCAAATTTGTGAAAGAAGAG gAAGTTGCAAGAGGAAAGTGGCTTTCCTTGAATAATATCACCTACACAGATCCTACGGGAAGAGAAAG ACAGTGGGAGTGTGTGAAGCGGACAACACGACAAACAGATTCAGCCGATG CTGTTGGTATCATCGCAATCCTGAAGCGGATGctgaagtttgactgtatcgTGCTGGTCCTCCAAAATCGTCCACCGATGAAATGCTGCACCGTGGAATTTCCTGCTG GCCTCGTGGATGCTGGTGAATCTCCTGAAACGGCGGCCGTCCGAGAGCTTTACGAAGAAACAGGGTACACAGCCTCAGTCAAACATGTCACCCCAG CTCTGTGTTTTGACCCTGGCCTTGGGAACACAACGGTACAGCTAGTCACAGTGGAG ATTGATGGCAATgatgagaaaaatcaaaaccCACAACAGAAGACTG AAGAATCAGGTAAGAGGACCATGTAA
- the LOC136274987 gene encoding ADP-sugar pyrophosphatase-like isoform X2 has protein sequence MCLCTFSSVLRLQKRTTSLRRVKLIQAFYTMASPNAAKFVKEEEVARGKWLSLNNITYTDPTGRERQWECVKRTTRQTDSADAVGIIAILKRMLKFDCIVLVLQNRPPMKCCTVEFPAGLVDAGESPETAAVRELYEETGYTASVKHVTPALCFDPGLGNTTVQLVTVEIDGNDESSIH, from the exons ATGTGTTTGTGTACTTTTAGTTCCGTTCTGCGTTTACAAAAGAGAACAACTTCATTAAGGAGAGTAAAATTAATACAAGCATTCTATACCATGGCTTCTCCAAACGCTGCCAAATTTGTGAAAGAAGAG gAAGTTGCAAGAGGAAAGTGGCTTTCCTTGAATAATATCACCTACACAGATCCTACGGGAAGAGAAAG ACAGTGGGAGTGTGTGAAGCGGACAACACGACAAACAGATTCAGCCGATG CTGTTGGTATCATCGCAATCCTGAAGCGGATGctgaagtttgactgtatcgTGCTGGTCCTCCAAAATCGTCCACCGATGAAATGCTGCACCGTGGAATTTCCTGCTG GCCTCGTGGATGCTGGTGAATCTCCTGAAACGGCGGCCGTCCGAGAGCTTTACGAAGAAACAGGGTACACAGCCTCAGTCAAACATGTCACCCCAG CTCTGTGTTTTGACCCTGGCCTTGGGAACACAACGGTACAGCTAGTCACAGTGGAG attgaTGGCAATGATGAGTCCagtatacattga
- the LOC136274987 gene encoding ADP-sugar pyrophosphatase-like isoform X3: MCLCTFSSVLRLQKRTTSLRRVKLIQAFYTMASPNAAKFVKEEEVARGKWLSLNNITYTDPTGRERQWECVKRTTRQTDSADAVGIIAILKRMLKFDCIVLVLQNRPPMKCCTVEFPAGLVDAGESPETAAVRELYEETGYTASVKHVTPVDLD; this comes from the exons ATGTGTTTGTGTACTTTTAGTTCCGTTCTGCGTTTACAAAAGAGAACAACTTCATTAAGGAGAGTAAAATTAATACAAGCATTCTATACCATGGCTTCTCCAAACGCTGCCAAATTTGTGAAAGAAGAG gAAGTTGCAAGAGGAAAGTGGCTTTCCTTGAATAATATCACCTACACAGATCCTACGGGAAGAGAAAG ACAGTGGGAGTGTGTGAAGCGGACAACACGACAAACAGATTCAGCCGATG CTGTTGGTATCATCGCAATCCTGAAGCGGATGctgaagtttgactgtatcgTGCTGGTCCTCCAAAATCGTCCACCGATGAAATGCTGCACCGTGGAATTTCCTGCTG GCCTCGTGGATGCTGGTGAATCTCCTGAAACGGCGGCCGTCCGAGAGCTTTACGAAGAAACAGGGTACACAGCCTCAGTCAAACATGTCACCCCAG TTGATTTGGACTGA